Proteins encoded in a region of the Elizabethkingia bruuniana genome:
- a CDS encoding DUF6808 domain-containing protein, with product MKPQSNIPAFILVVILLLASIGLNIKQELKRAEKEKEMTSLLTQGGNNKIVEKYTRDSVTHTVFNEKIINNTNSEKIAALDKTYADSIQKALKVSLDKIDQVTKINGRLEAQLALLTKQTPSGQTIKTHKDRYLDLAYYPDTDSVKMSYNIMMNDVRYKKKNWFLGAEHNYIDMYSDDPRVTINGVKSFRIKEKPQKRFGFGLNAGYGIAKDGNAMKLLPYFGIGANYNLVEF from the coding sequence ATGAAACCACAATCCAACATTCCTGCTTTTATTCTTGTTGTGATCTTACTACTTGCAAGTATAGGATTAAACATCAAACAGGAATTAAAAAGAGCCGAAAAGGAAAAAGAAATGACATCCCTGTTAACTCAGGGTGGCAATAATAAAATTGTTGAAAAATACACTAGAGACAGCGTTACACATACTGTATTTAATGAAAAAATAATCAACAATACTAATTCTGAAAAAATAGCAGCATTAGATAAAACTTATGCAGACAGTATTCAGAAGGCATTAAAAGTTAGTTTAGACAAAATAGATCAGGTCACTAAAATAAACGGTAGGCTTGAAGCACAATTGGCTTTATTAACTAAACAAACCCCCTCAGGGCAAACCATTAAAACACATAAAGACAGGTATCTTGATCTGGCTTATTATCCGGACACAGATTCTGTAAAGATGTCATACAATATAATGATGAATGATGTCCGGTATAAAAAGAAAAACTGGTTTCTGGGTGCAGAACATAATTATATCGATATGTATTCCGATGATCCCAGAGTAACCATAAATGGTGTAAAATCTTTTAGAATCAAAGAAAAGCCCCAAAAGCGGTTCGGCTTCGGATTAAATGCCGGATATGGTATCGCAAAAGACGGTAATGCTATGAAACTACTGCCTTATTTCGGCATAGGTGCCAATTACAACTTAGTAGAATTTTAA
- a CDS encoding N-acetylmuramoyl-L-alanine amidase, which translates to MRIIKYIVLHCTASPQTQTVEQILAFFKNVKKWHNPGYHYIIRPDGSYVNTCSIENIANGVAGHNANSIHISYIGGIDAKGKGIDNRTTAQKATQVKLLTELKKKFPNAEILGHRDLSPDLNHDGIIQPWEWIKECPSFDVRNWLKSINFKV; encoded by the coding sequence GTGAGAATCATTAAATACATAGTGCTACACTGCACGGCAAGCCCACAAACACAAACGGTTGAGCAAATTTTGGCATTCTTCAAGAATGTAAAGAAATGGCACAATCCGGGATATCACTATATAATCCGTCCGGATGGCTCCTATGTGAATACCTGTTCTATTGAAAACATTGCAAACGGTGTTGCAGGACATAATGCAAATAGTATTCATATTTCGTACATCGGTGGGATTGATGCAAAAGGAAAAGGTATCGATAACAGAACCACAGCACAGAAAGCTACACAAGTAAAACTATTAACCGAACTTAAAAAGAAGTTTCCTAATGCTGAAATTTTAGGTCATAGGGATTTAAGCCCTGATTTAAACCATGATGGTATTATCCAGCCTTGGGAATGGATTAAAGAATGCCCTTCCTTCGATGTTAGAAACTGGCTTAAATCAATAAACTTTAAAGTATAA